In Sphingobacterium zeae, one genomic interval encodes:
- the uvrA gene encoding excinuclease ABC subunit UvrA: MSKQVEHTPKEYIQIKGARVNNLKNIDVDIPKNKLVVITGMSGSGKSSLAFDTLYAEGQRRYVESLSSYARQFMGRMNKPEVDYIKGIAPAIAIEQRVITSNPRSTVGTSTEIYDYLKLLYARIGKTISPVSGREVTKDSVSSVVDFALNLEEGTTVTLLAPLIPSHGRKLKEELSLLLQKGFVRVFYGDSMQKIETIIDDKSIANKDLQDGEVLIVVDRVRIEQDDDTVNRLSDSVQTGFFEGKGELYMEENGKRHHFSHKFELDGITFEEPTPNFFSFNNPYGACRRCEGYGKIIGIDPDLVIPDKSRSVYDGAIAPWRGEKMGEWLQKLVKSSLKFDFPIHRAYMDLTTAQKELLWTGNQYFEGLTQFFEELEAQTYKIQYRVMLSRYRGKTDCPDCRGTRLRKDATYVKVGGKSITDIVLMPLEEALEFFKTLPLVGNELVIAKRLLAEINNRLQFLCDVGLSYLTLNRLSNTLSGGESQRINLATSLGSSLVGSIYVLDEPSIGLHPRDTQRLISVLKSLRDVGNTVVVVEHEQEMMEAADYLIDIGPEAGINGGDMVFAGTYQQILKDTKSLTGQYLSGKSQIEAPQKCRPWSNSVTIKGAHENNLQGIDVQFPLNTFTVVTGVSGSGKTSLVKRILYPALQKSIGNYSGEQTGVYDAIEGDITQVEQVEMVDQNPIGRSSRSNPVTYVKAWDEIRALYANQAPAKAAGLKPAAFSFNVEGGRCDVCQGEGEVKIEMQFMADIVLPCEACGGKRFKQFVLDVHYKNKSVADVLELSVDEAIVFFEDQPKILAKLQPLQDVGLGYVKLGQSSSTLSGGEAQRIKLASFLIKGNNSKKTLFIFDEPTTGLHFQDIKKLLKSFDALIALGNSILVIEHNMDMIKSADWVIDIGPEGGNKGGKLVFAGLPEELIHCKDSYTGQFLKAYLKD, encoded by the coding sequence ATGAGTAAACAGGTGGAGCACACTCCAAAAGAATATATTCAGATAAAGGGTGCAAGAGTTAATAACTTAAAGAATATTGACGTTGATATCCCAAAAAATAAATTAGTTGTTATCACTGGAATGTCGGGCTCAGGAAAATCATCCTTAGCTTTTGATACGCTCTACGCCGAAGGACAACGACGTTATGTCGAGAGTCTTTCTTCGTACGCAAGACAGTTTATGGGACGGATGAATAAACCGGAGGTGGATTACATCAAAGGTATTGCTCCTGCGATTGCGATAGAACAACGCGTCATTACGTCCAACCCTCGTTCGACGGTGGGGACATCCACTGAGATCTATGATTATTTGAAATTGTTGTATGCCCGGATCGGCAAGACAATTTCTCCTGTATCAGGCCGCGAGGTGACCAAAGACAGTGTGAGTTCAGTGGTGGATTTTGCGTTGAATTTAGAAGAGGGGACAACGGTGACACTTCTTGCTCCGCTTATACCTTCCCATGGGCGTAAACTTAAGGAAGAACTGTCGCTCCTGTTACAGAAAGGTTTTGTGCGTGTCTTCTATGGTGATAGTATGCAGAAAATCGAAACTATTATCGATGATAAGTCCATCGCCAACAAAGACCTCCAGGATGGTGAAGTACTTATTGTCGTCGACCGGGTTCGCATTGAACAGGACGATGATACTGTCAATCGACTTTCTGACTCGGTCCAAACAGGTTTTTTCGAGGGTAAAGGCGAGCTCTATATGGAGGAAAATGGTAAGCGACATCATTTCTCCCATAAATTTGAACTTGATGGAATAACCTTTGAAGAACCTACACCAAATTTCTTCAGTTTCAATAATCCTTATGGTGCCTGTCGCCGATGTGAAGGTTACGGGAAGATCATTGGTATTGATCCCGATCTTGTTATTCCAGACAAGAGCCGATCGGTTTACGATGGCGCGATTGCACCCTGGCGAGGAGAGAAAATGGGCGAGTGGCTACAGAAACTTGTTAAAAGTTCACTGAAATTTGATTTCCCGATACATCGTGCATACATGGACCTGACGACCGCGCAGAAAGAGCTGCTGTGGACGGGAAATCAATATTTTGAAGGCCTTACCCAGTTCTTCGAAGAACTTGAAGCCCAAACCTATAAAATTCAATACCGTGTGATGTTATCGCGCTACCGTGGGAAAACAGATTGCCCGGATTGCCGCGGTACCCGATTGCGAAAAGATGCTACCTATGTGAAAGTTGGGGGCAAGTCTATCACCGATATCGTATTGATGCCACTTGAAGAAGCCTTGGAGTTTTTTAAAACTTTACCGCTGGTCGGTAATGAGTTGGTCATTGCCAAAAGACTTCTTGCTGAAATTAATAACAGGTTGCAATTTTTGTGCGATGTTGGATTAAGTTATCTGACGCTGAACCGGCTGTCGAATACCCTTTCAGGCGGTGAGTCGCAGCGGATCAACCTGGCTACTTCATTAGGGAGTTCGCTCGTAGGTTCTATCTATGTGTTGGACGAACCCAGTATCGGGCTCCATCCACGTGATACACAGCGCCTGATTTCTGTGCTGAAATCTCTCCGCGATGTTGGCAATACGGTTGTAGTGGTTGAGCATGAGCAGGAAATGATGGAAGCTGCCGATTACCTGATCGATATCGGACCGGAAGCGGGAATCAATGGCGGCGATATGGTCTTTGCGGGTACATATCAGCAGATTCTGAAAGACACAAAAAGTCTTACGGGTCAATACCTCAGCGGCAAAAGCCAGATTGAAGCGCCCCAAAAATGCCGTCCATGGTCCAATAGCGTAACCATTAAAGGGGCACATGAGAATAACCTCCAAGGGATTGATGTACAATTCCCATTGAATACCTTTACTGTGGTAACGGGTGTTTCGGGATCAGGTAAGACTTCGTTGGTCAAACGTATCCTTTACCCAGCACTGCAGAAGTCGATCGGCAATTACTCCGGCGAGCAGACCGGCGTCTATGATGCGATTGAGGGGGATATTACCCAGGTTGAACAAGTTGAAATGGTCGATCAAAATCCGATCGGTCGTTCTTCGCGATCCAACCCTGTGACTTACGTGAAAGCCTGGGATGAAATCAGGGCCTTATATGCCAATCAGGCGCCAGCCAAAGCTGCTGGATTGAAACCTGCTGCATTTTCATTTAATGTTGAAGGTGGACGTTGTGATGTTTGTCAGGGCGAAGGTGAAGTTAAAATTGAAATGCAATTTATGGCCGATATCGTTTTACCATGTGAGGCCTGCGGAGGGAAACGATTTAAACAATTTGTGCTTGATGTACATTACAAGAACAAGTCTGTCGCAGATGTTCTCGAGCTGAGTGTTGATGAAGCGATTGTATTCTTTGAAGACCAGCCTAAAATATTGGCTAAATTGCAGCCTTTACAGGACGTTGGATTAGGCTACGTTAAGCTCGGGCAATCGTCAAGTACATTGTCTGGCGGTGAAGCACAGCGGATTAAACTGGCCTCTTTCCTCATTAAGGGTAATAACAGCAAGAAAACACTTTTTATCTTTGATGAGCCAACAACAGGCTTACACTTTCAGGATATTAAAAAGTTATTGAAATCATTTGATGCACTGATTGCCCTAGGCAACAGTATATTGGTGATCGAGCACAATATGGATATGATCAAATCGGCAGATTGGGTGATCGATATTGGTCCTGAGGGTGGAAATAAAGGCGGAAAGCTAGTCTTTGCGGGTCTTCCGGAAGAACTTATCCATTGTAAAGATTCTTATACAGGTCAATTTTTAAAAGCATATTTAAAAGATTAA
- a CDS encoding ecotin — MKKNVFQVMMLLVITLVSSTTISKAQMVIDKIDLSIFPSPEKGYKKMVIEVPYSESDKNKKIEFSVGKWMEVDGCNSFNLSGTLEKKDLQGWGYDYYVFKTNGNVASTMMACPDKEKRNLFVSAQPETVRYNGRMPIVVYVPEAYDVQFKIYTTDGDTYRAAEVRTKK, encoded by the coding sequence ATGAAAAAAAATGTATTTCAAGTAATGATGCTATTAGTAATTACATTAGTATCCTCAACAACTATTAGTAAAGCGCAAATGGTTATCGACAAAATAGACTTAAGCATTTTTCCGAGCCCCGAAAAAGGGTATAAAAAAATGGTGATTGAAGTTCCCTATTCGGAAAGTGATAAAAACAAAAAAATAGAATTTTCGGTAGGGAAATGGATGGAAGTAGATGGATGTAACTCCTTTAACCTATCGGGCACGTTGGAGAAAAAGGATCTTCAAGGCTGGGGTTATGACTATTATGTATTCAAAACAAATGGCAATGTTGCCAGCACCATGATGGCTTGTCCAGACAAAGAAAAAAGAAACCTTTTTGTTTCGGCACAACCGGAGACTGTACGTTACAATGGCAGAATGCCGATTGTGGTTTATGTACCGGAAGCTTATGATGTGCAGTTCAAAATCTACACAACGGATGGTGACACCTACCGTGCAGCAGAGGTAAGAACAAAAAAGTAA
- the typA gene encoding translational GTPase TypA has product MQNIRNIAIIAHVDHGKTTLVDKILYFTNQFRENENAGELILDNNDLERERGITIVSKNVSVTYKGVKINIIDTPGHADFGGEVERVLKMADGVVLLVDAFEGPMPQTRFVTGKALGLGIKPIVVVNKVDKENCRPEEVYEHVFDLFFNLGATEEQLDFPVLYGSSKQGWMSTDWKNRTEDFTDLLEAIIKYIPAPEVSEGTLQMQVTSLDYSTFVGRIAIGRVARGTIKENQPVSLVKRDGKVVKSRVKELQVFEGLGRIKVPEVSAGDICAVVGIEGFDIGDTIADFENPEQLEVISIDEPTMNMLFTINNSPFFGKEGKLVTSRNIYDRLQKELEKNLALRVVPTESPDAWLVYGRGILHLSVLIETMRREGYELQVGQPQVIIKEIDGQKCEPIEELVVDVPSDVSGKVIELVTQRKGELLIMEARGDMQHLEFSIPSRGIIGLRNNVLTATAGEAVMAHRLKGYEPWKGTIPGRLAGVLISLDTGSTTAYSIDKLQDRGRFFVDPGVDVYEGQILGEHIRDNDLTINVTKGKQLTNMRASGSDDNVRIAPAIKFSLEECMEYIQADEYIEVTPQSMRLRKIYLTENERKVNAKKFQ; this is encoded by the coding sequence ATGCAAAACATTAGAAACATTGCGATCATCGCTCACGTCGACCACGGTAAAACTACGCTTGTAGACAAAATTTTATATTTTACCAATCAATTCAGAGAAAATGAAAATGCTGGTGAATTAATCCTAGACAATAATGATTTAGAGCGTGAGCGCGGGATCACTATTGTATCTAAGAACGTATCAGTAACATATAAAGGTGTTAAAATCAACATCATCGATACCCCAGGTCACGCCGATTTCGGTGGTGAAGTAGAGCGTGTATTGAAGATGGCTGATGGAGTAGTGCTATTGGTCGATGCTTTCGAAGGACCAATGCCTCAAACACGTTTCGTTACAGGTAAAGCTTTGGGATTAGGTATCAAACCTATCGTCGTTGTCAATAAAGTCGATAAAGAAAACTGTCGTCCTGAAGAAGTATACGAACATGTTTTTGACCTATTCTTCAACTTAGGTGCTACTGAAGAGCAATTGGACTTCCCAGTATTGTACGGTTCTTCAAAACAAGGATGGATGTCTACAGATTGGAAAAATCGTACTGAAGACTTCACGGACTTGTTGGAAGCCATCATCAAATATATCCCTGCACCAGAAGTCTCTGAAGGTACTTTGCAAATGCAGGTAACATCATTGGATTATTCGACGTTCGTAGGACGTATCGCTATCGGTCGTGTTGCGCGTGGTACGATCAAGGAAAACCAACCGGTTTCTTTGGTGAAACGCGATGGAAAAGTTGTGAAATCACGTGTAAAAGAACTACAGGTATTTGAAGGCCTTGGCCGCATCAAAGTGCCTGAAGTAAGTGCCGGTGATATCTGTGCCGTAGTTGGTATCGAAGGTTTCGATATCGGTGATACCATTGCAGATTTTGAAAATCCAGAGCAATTGGAAGTTATCAGCATTGATGAACCAACAATGAACATGTTGTTTACCATAAATAACTCTCCTTTCTTCGGTAAAGAAGGTAAATTGGTAACATCACGTAACATCTACGATCGTTTACAAAAAGAGTTGGAGAAAAACTTAGCACTACGTGTCGTTCCTACAGAGTCTCCAGATGCTTGGTTGGTATACGGACGTGGTATCCTTCACTTGTCGGTATTGATCGAAACAATGCGTCGTGAAGGTTATGAATTGCAAGTAGGCCAGCCACAAGTTATCATCAAAGAAATTGATGGTCAAAAATGTGAGCCAATCGAAGAACTTGTTGTTGACGTTCCTTCTGATGTGTCAGGAAAAGTAATTGAGTTGGTGACCCAACGTAAAGGTGAGTTGTTGATTATGGAAGCTAGAGGAGATATGCAACATCTTGAGTTCTCTATCCCTTCTCGCGGTATCATCGGTTTACGTAACAACGTGTTGACAGCAACAGCTGGTGAAGCTGTTATGGCACACCGTTTGAAAGGTTACGAGCCTTGGAAAGGTACAATTCCTGGTCGTTTGGCTGGTGTATTGATCTCTTTGGATACAGGTTCAACAACAGCATACTCCATAGATAAGTTACAAGACCGTGGTCGTTTCTTCGTAGATCCAGGTGTGGATGTATATGAAGGACAAATCCTAGGTGAACACATCCGTGACAATGATTTAACGATCAACGTTACCAAAGGAAAACAGTTGACAAATATGCGTGCTTCTGGTTCTGACGACAACGTACGTATTGCACCAGCAATCAAATTCTCCTTGGAAGAATGTATGGAGTATATTCAAGCTGACGAGTATATTGAGGTGACACCGCAATCAATGCGTCTGCGTAAAATCTATTTGACTGAAAACGAGCGTAAAGTAAACGCGAAGAAATTTCAATAG
- the kbl gene encoding glycine C-acetyltransferase: MYTTLQPVLAKELEAIKEAGLYKQERVIVTPQGADIKVSTGQEVVNFCANNYLGLSSHPKVIEAAKKAIDTHGYGMSSVRFICGTQDVHKELEAKISKFLGTEDTILYAAAFDANGGVFEPLFGAEDAIISDELNHASIIDGVRLCKAQRFRYKNADMADLEAQLQAASGARHKIIVTDGAFSMDGSVAPLDQICDLADKYQALVMIDESHCTGFIGATGRGTHELFNVIDRVDIITGTLGKALGGASGGFTSGKKEIIDLLRQRSRPYLFSNTLAPAIAGASVAVLDMLSETTALRDKLESNTTYFREKMTAAGFDIKPGFHPIVPVMLYDAKLAQEFASKMLDEGIYVIGFYYPVVPQGKARIRVQISAGHEVAHLDKAIAAFTKVGKELGVIK, from the coding sequence ATGTACACAACATTACAACCAGTTTTAGCAAAGGAATTGGAAGCAATCAAAGAAGCGGGATTGTATAAACAAGAGCGCGTGATCGTTACCCCTCAAGGAGCAGACATCAAAGTGAGTACAGGACAGGAAGTTGTCAATTTTTGTGCTAACAATTATTTGGGTCTGTCTTCGCACCCCAAAGTAATCGAAGCAGCTAAGAAAGCGATTGATACACATGGTTATGGAATGTCTTCCGTACGTTTCATCTGTGGAACCCAAGATGTGCATAAAGAATTAGAAGCAAAAATTTCAAAGTTCCTCGGAACAGAAGATACTATTTTATATGCGGCAGCATTCGACGCGAATGGTGGTGTATTCGAACCCTTATTTGGTGCTGAAGATGCCATCATTTCTGACGAATTGAATCACGCCTCTATCATTGACGGTGTTCGTTTGTGTAAAGCACAACGTTTCCGTTATAAAAATGCAGATATGGCTGATTTGGAAGCACAATTGCAGGCTGCATCTGGTGCTAGACATAAAATCATTGTTACAGATGGCGCGTTTTCGATGGATGGATCTGTAGCTCCATTGGATCAGATCTGTGATCTTGCGGATAAATACCAGGCGCTAGTGATGATCGATGAATCGCACTGTACTGGATTTATCGGTGCAACGGGACGTGGTACACACGAGCTTTTCAATGTTATCGATCGTGTAGATATTATTACGGGCACTTTGGGCAAAGCCTTAGGCGGTGCTTCTGGTGGTTTCACTTCCGGTAAAAAAGAAATCATCGATTTGTTACGTCAGCGTTCACGTCCATACCTATTTTCGAATACCTTGGCACCAGCAATTGCAGGAGCTTCTGTAGCGGTTTTAGATATGCTGAGTGAGACAACTGCATTGCGCGATAAATTGGAGTCAAATACAACTTATTTCCGTGAAAAAATGACAGCTGCTGGATTTGATATCAAACCAGGTTTCCACCCAATCGTGCCTGTAATGCTTTATGACGCGAAATTAGCGCAAGAATTCGCATCCAAGATGTTGGACGAGGGAATTTATGTGATTGGTTTCTACTATCCTGTTGTACCTCAGGGAAAAGCCCGTATCCGTGTGCAGATTTCGGCAGGACACGAAGTTGCTCACCTGGATAAAGCAATCGCCGCCTTTACCAAAGTAGGTAAAGAATTAGGTGTAATTAAATAA
- a CDS encoding ABC transporter permease — protein sequence MAVKMSYVENVKLALQSIVGNKLRTFLTALIIAIGMMALIGVLTSIDAMKNSLTDSFSSMGSNSFNIRNRGLNVRIGNEGTRSKVFANITYAQSARFKQDFHFNALTSVSANVSWNTTAKFQSKKTNPNIGLIGTDENYLQTSGYVISEGRNFSTREVETGSGVIIIGSEVSKMLFNEIIDPVGQFITVNNIRYLVIGVLKSKGSSAGMGGDRACFIPLIKARSVMQGAEPSYVITVSSNDPMRLEAAIGEATIVFRNIRGLASRQTNDFEITKSDAVAQMLMQNMAMVTLGAVVIAFITLVGASIGLMNIMLVSVTERTREIGIRKAIGATPSVIRKQFLMEAIVICMIGGVAGIFIGILIGNILALQLGTSFIIPWGAIIMGFAVCGLVGMLSGYYPASKASKLDPVDALRYE from the coding sequence ATGGCCGTAAAAATGTCTTATGTTGAGAATGTCAAGCTTGCACTACAATCTATTGTAGGGAATAAGCTGCGCACATTTCTGACAGCACTGATTATTGCCATAGGAATGATGGCCCTTATAGGGGTGTTGACCTCGATCGATGCCATGAAGAATTCGCTGACAGATTCCTTTTCATCGATGGGGTCAAACTCTTTTAACATTCGCAACCGGGGGCTCAATGTTCGCATCGGAAATGAGGGGACGCGCTCCAAAGTCTTCGCTAATATAACCTATGCACAGTCCGCTCGATTTAAACAAGATTTTCACTTTAACGCGTTGACATCAGTCAGTGCCAATGTGAGCTGGAATACGACTGCAAAATTTCAATCCAAAAAAACAAATCCCAATATCGGCCTGATAGGCACCGATGAAAATTATCTACAGACATCAGGCTATGTTATCAGCGAAGGCCGTAATTTTTCCACTAGAGAGGTAGAAACAGGTAGTGGTGTTATTATCATCGGCAGTGAAGTTAGTAAAATGCTTTTCAATGAAATCATCGATCCGGTGGGGCAGTTTATTACCGTTAACAACATCCGTTATTTGGTTATCGGCGTATTAAAAAGTAAAGGTTCCTCTGCGGGGATGGGGGGAGATAGGGCATGTTTTATTCCGCTGATCAAGGCAAGGTCAGTGATGCAGGGTGCCGAACCCTCCTATGTGATCACGGTTTCTTCCAACGATCCTATGCGATTGGAAGCGGCTATTGGCGAAGCTACTATCGTGTTTAGAAATATCCGTGGATTGGCGTCCAGGCAAACCAATGATTTTGAAATCACCAAGTCCGATGCGGTTGCCCAGATGCTGATGCAAAACATGGCAATGGTCACTTTAGGAGCTGTAGTGATTGCCTTTATCACCCTTGTGGGCGCTTCAATCGGATTGATGAATATTATGCTTGTTTCGGTCACTGAGCGGACACGCGAGATCGGCATACGCAAGGCAATCGGTGCAACACCGAGTGTTATCCGTAAACAATTTTTGATGGAAGCAATTGTGATTTGCATGATAGGTGGTGTTGCCGGAATTTTTATCGGTATTCTGATCGGTAATATCCTGGCCCTGCAGCTCGGTACATCTTTTATTATACCGTGGGGAGCGATTATTATGGGCTTTGCGGTATGTGGACTAGTCGGTATGCTGTCGGGTTATTACCCCGCTTCAAAAGCATCTAAACTGGATCCAGTCGATGCGCTACGATACGAATAA
- a CDS encoding DUF2147 domain-containing protein encodes MKKIMMSFLMLLITVTLFAQTDPIIGKWENPSGEGRVEIYKKGDKFFGKLYWLKFPNNEAGQPKKDIKNPDKALQGRNVQGLEILTNFEKDGSTYVDGKIYDPKSGKTYSCKMTLKGDKLDIRGYMGVSLLGRTETWKRIH; translated from the coding sequence ATGAAGAAAATTATGATGTCATTCCTAATGTTGCTGATTACGGTAACATTATTTGCGCAAACAGATCCCATCATCGGAAAATGGGAAAATCCAAGTGGCGAAGGCCGTGTTGAAATTTACAAAAAAGGCGATAAGTTTTTTGGTAAACTGTATTGGCTGAAATTTCCTAACAACGAAGCGGGTCAGCCAAAGAAAGATATAAAAAATCCAGATAAAGCATTACAGGGTAGAAACGTACAAGGCCTGGAGATCTTGACCAATTTTGAAAAAGATGGAAGTACCTACGTCGACGGAAAGATTTACGATCCCAAATCAGGCAAAACATATAGCTGTAAGATGACGCTTAAGGGAGATAAGCTTGATATCAGGGGCTATATGGGGGTGAGCCTGCTCGGTCGTACAGAGACATGGAAAAGAATTCATTAA
- a CDS encoding phage holin family protein: MKFIISLLLTGLVVAVACWLVPGAHVAGFGWAIVTGLVIGFVNATVGSILRLFTFPLNWLTLGLVSFIITVLMVLLSDWLLGSKFDVDGFWTAALFAIVVALLEMIVGSMSKD; encoded by the coding sequence ATGAAATTTATTATTAGTCTTTTACTTACCGGGTTGGTCGTGGCAGTTGCCTGCTGGCTCGTCCCCGGCGCTCATGTTGCTGGATTTGGCTGGGCCATAGTTACCGGACTTGTTATTGGATTCGTCAATGCAACTGTGGGATCGATTCTACGGTTATTTACGTTCCCCTTAAATTGGCTGACACTGGGCTTGGTATCCTTTATTATTACTGTACTGATGGTTCTGCTTTCAGATTGGCTACTCGGTTCGAAATTTGATGTTGACGGATTCTGGACTGCGGCACTATTTGCCATCGTCGTTGCCCTATTAGAAATGATTGTTGGCAGTATGTCAAAAGATTAA
- a CDS encoding heavy metal translocating P-type ATPase — protein MCEHNHEHSNATHEHALTTKEQPWWIAQSKLLIALVILLTLLLLKYAFKITLPPGISLALNSIAYLLAGIPVILMAFRKAKRGDIFNEFFLMTVATLGAFAIGEFEEGVAVMVFYQIGEWFQDTAVDNAKKSIKSLLDIRPDTVTVLRNGQQQQVNPKTVTTGEIILVKAGEKVALDGKLNTEKAAFNTAALTGESKPDTKYRGETVFAGMINLETVVEIEVSNKFEDSKLSKILEMVQDATARKSKTQLFIAKFAKVYVPIIFGLALLVLIVPLCFVQDYSFKDWFYRSLVFLVISCPCALVVSIPLGYFGGIGLASRNGILFKGGNFLDAITAVDTVVMDKTGTLTAGVFEVTEVVAVNGDPQELLDYAKAIEVHSTHPIAKAIASYNPGNTALKTENIQEIAGHGLCATVNGKQTLAGNSKLLDKYNISYPDDLRKMVYSIVMLAIDGKYAGYITVADRIKPGSKAVIQAMRAEGLYTVMLSGDKTAVVNEVAKELGLNEAYGDLLPEDKVSHVQQLLDQGRHVAFAGDGVNDAPVVALAQVGIAMGGLGADATIETADIVIQNDEPNKILSAIKIGKITRNIVWQNVILAMGVKVIVLILGAGGVATLWEAVIADVGVALLAILNAIRIQHKEV, from the coding sequence ATGTGTGAACACAACCATGAGCATAGCAATGCCACACACGAGCACGCTCTTACCACGAAGGAGCAGCCTTGGTGGATTGCCCAGAGCAAATTGCTCATCGCTCTTGTCATCCTGCTTACTTTACTTCTATTGAAATATGCTTTCAAGATCACTCTTCCACCTGGCATCAGTTTAGCCTTAAATAGCATCGCTTACCTGCTTGCGGGAATACCTGTTATCCTGATGGCTTTCCGTAAGGCAAAAAGGGGGGATATTTTTAATGAATTCTTTTTGATGACTGTGGCGACCTTAGGGGCATTCGCTATTGGAGAATTTGAAGAGGGGGTTGCGGTAATGGTATTCTACCAAATCGGAGAATGGTTTCAGGACACCGCCGTAGACAATGCCAAGAAATCGATCAAATCACTCTTGGATATCCGTCCCGATACCGTTACTGTATTACGAAATGGCCAACAGCAACAGGTAAACCCAAAGACTGTCACAACTGGCGAAATCATCCTGGTAAAAGCGGGTGAAAAAGTGGCGCTCGATGGTAAGTTAAATACAGAAAAAGCCGCATTTAATACCGCCGCTTTGACGGGAGAGAGTAAACCTGATACAAAATATAGGGGTGAAACGGTTTTTGCGGGGATGATTAATTTGGAAACGGTTGTAGAAATCGAGGTCTCCAACAAATTTGAGGATAGCAAGTTGAGCAAAATCCTCGAAATGGTACAAGATGCTACAGCGCGTAAATCCAAAACGCAGTTGTTTATTGCCAAATTTGCCAAAGTATATGTCCCAATAATCTTTGGTCTTGCGCTATTGGTACTTATTGTGCCCCTATGCTTTGTGCAAGACTATAGTTTTAAGGACTGGTTCTATCGCAGTTTGGTCTTCTTGGTGATTAGCTGCCCCTGTGCGCTGGTTGTTTCTATCCCATTGGGGTATTTTGGAGGCATAGGCTTAGCCTCGCGAAACGGAATATTATTTAAGGGAGGCAACTTCCTCGATGCCATTACCGCAGTTGATACTGTAGTAATGGATAAAACAGGGACACTCACAGCGGGGGTATTTGAAGTAACGGAGGTTGTTGCAGTCAATGGAGATCCCCAAGAATTATTGGATTATGCAAAAGCGATAGAGGTACATTCCACACATCCCATTGCGAAGGCGATAGCCAGTTATAATCCAGGCAACACAGCCCTAAAAACGGAAAATATTCAGGAAATTGCAGGCCATGGACTTTGTGCTACGGTGAATGGAAAGCAAACACTAGCAGGCAACAGCAAGTTATTGGACAAATATAACATTAGCTACCCGGATGATTTGAGGAAAATGGTATATTCCATTGTGATGCTTGCCATCGACGGCAAATATGCCGGTTATATAACTGTTGCAGACCGGATTAAACCAGGATCGAAGGCCGTTATTCAGGCGATGCGTGCGGAAGGTCTTTATACGGTCATGTTATCTGGCGATAAAACAGCGGTAGTAAACGAGGTAGCCAAAGAGCTGGGACTGAACGAGGCCTATGGAGACCTCCTCCCCGAGGATAAGGTTAGCCATGTACAGCAACTGCTCGATCAAGGACGCCATGTTGCCTTTGCCGGTGATGGTGTGAATGATGCTCCAGTAGTTGCATTAGCACAGGTAGGCATCGCAATGGGTGGACTCGGCGCTGATGCGACGATAGAAACAGCTGATATTGTCATCCAGAACGATGAGCCAAACAAGATCTTATCTGCTATAAAAATCGGAAAAATAACCCGCAATATCGTCTGGCAGAATGTAATCTTGGCAATGGGCGTAAAGGTCATTGTTTTGATCCTTGGTGCCGGTGGTGTTGCAACACTTTGGGAAGCTGTCATAGCGGATGTGGGAGTCGCACTCTTGGCGATTTTGAATGCTATAAGAATACAGCATAAAGAAGTATGA